ttttttcagcgttacctcacctatagcCTATGTCCTGATAGttactttttaactttgacttacttgatcaaaattttgaacccaaaagaaacacataaaaaacataaacaagaaaaacataaaatctgatcttaaaaaaatatgtttcacacacagaaatgtacatgttgcaaaaataacatgaaacaggtaaaatgaggataatctctagttctatatttttatatgaaatatatttgacattatctccggttttacttggctgaatatcatcaaaaaaatctggcatgtagtttcaagccagaactttagagggaggctgatggcaagactcaatgttgtttcatttatgtcttcacgtcatgaagaagtaatatgcaggtggtttcatggactccagagggttaatgataCATCCTGGAATAGAGTATGCTTCTTAggagaaataaattagataaatatTGAATAAGTAACAAAGGGTGAAGACAAACATGCAACATTTAACAGTATCTGGAGGTACGGCATTATGTGGGTTCTTCTGTTTCAGATCTAGAGATACATGGCAGAAAAGGAGGTTATTAGTACAGGACCACCTGCAATTCCTTGATGCGATTAGGAGGTTCCTTAGAAAAAACCTTCCTCTATGTAGTGGtataatgtaactaagtactatATTTAATCAAGAACTGTACTTAGGTACAAAATGATGGTAGCCTACTTATACTTGAATATTTGAActtttactctactacattttgtTGGCATAATGTCATTTTACTATATTAAaccttaaaaacaaaagaagaggtTATAAACAAATATGATACTTTGTTATCAATTAAACTGCAGTAGCCTACcttacaataaatacaatacatctgattgacagaaaattaatGGAAACTAtctatttaaataatatttaatctaaaacattttaatggtaATTTAATGATATTCCTAtcctaattttagtttttaaaaattgtgaaaaacaaGTGATGAAGGTACATGTCACTGGACCCCAATTGATTGCAATGGCATTTCTCactattttccctttttttaaccAACTAAATCAGTcagttaatggaaaaaataaacagtagATGAAGGCAGTAGTTTCATTCTGATacaaaatagttaaaaatgagctccacctcaaccaacaacaacaacaacaacagtaaaaccCTGCCTTCACATTAATGtatgagtaataataatattatgatGTAATACATAAAAGGTAAAGGGGACATTTTTCTGCTTTGaggttacttttacttttactactACATTTTCCTGATACGTCTTACATACTTTCAATTAGGTAACATTTTTAGTCATAAAggttatttctatttttagtgaagcaaaggatctgaatacttcctccaccactgattatatgCTGTAGGCACAAGTGATACTATTCAGTGTATCAAAGATTCATTAAATAaacttacattttaaaatatctgaggaaataaatcaacatTTATCTGCACACAGACACCACTGTGTGTGGCCAGGTGGCACTTTTATTAAATAGCCACACGAACACTAAAAGTGACACTCCATGAAATTACTTTCACGCTTTTGGTTGAATGCACAAAGTGCATCCAGGTATCCAGTGACCTTTGCAGGAAAGGCCGAGCACAGCGAGTAATGGTGGTTGAAATTCAGTGGGGGGTCATCAAAGCTTTTCTCAGGCTGTTGACCACAGGAGCTCCTGATGCAGGAAACAGCCTTCCTGCTGCTCACTTTCCAACCAAAACAATGTAACCATTAGTGGAGCAGGTCACTGCCCAAAAGGAACCTGCTGTATTTGTGTTACTTTTATCCTTCGTTTGCAATGGCCATTTAAAAATCATCTCTGGTGTTCATGCTGTCACTCATAAGTTGAATGCATATCAACAGTAAGACTTAAATGGGGCCCTGTACACACTGGAAGACACTCTCAAGTTGCAGTTAGAAACCTAGATGCTCACTGGTAATGAATCACCAGTAGATGGTATTTCCTGTCCATTTCAACAGCTTTGGCCTTTCACCCTTAAAGCAAACAAGCAACTCTTCACTACTTCAACATACACACAtgagtttgtttttactctatATTAGTTTCAGAGTTTGCAGCATTGCACAGGAAGGTGTTATTGGTGTTCTGCAGGAGATAATGGCTACAGTATCATGAGAATGTAATCATATAGGAAAGCCTCTTCTACCTAAAATAAACACGTTGTTACAGTTAAAAGAGGTTGTGTTTGGATTTAGATGTGTATGTTGATGAGCAGAGGATATTTTCTCATCAAACAGAGAGAGCAAAAGCTTTAATTATGAATGAAAGGACACCATATTGCACCCGAGGGTTTATTCCCAAAGGGGCCCTGAGTTCTGTTTGTGCACTCAAGTGGGTACGTTGAAcaatttggataaaagcattgtGTTTTGTTATGGTGATAATGGTAACGCATTTAAAAAACTGTATGCAATTCATCCATGGGCATCAAATAGCCAGTCAAATTCTGAAACGAGGTGGACTTTTTTAACTATCATGTAGTAGAGAATGCATATTCATCTCTTTGTGTAGTTTTGAACTTTTCCTGCAGCATTGACAAGTTATACAGGGCAATTGGTGGATAAGAGTTTAGGGTCAGGTTGATACTATATCaggttttcattaaattattatcatGGCCAAAATAATTCACCATAACAATATTATAAACACATCTTTTTGGTaaattaatttaacttaaaatagaACTTAGTCTGTAGCCATAACTACATAACCAAGTTAGATacaaatatgttaaaatgttaatatgttaatgacttatattattatattaaaaagtatCTAGGATGAATTGTTTACATCAtatcaatttcaattttttatatCACAAATACAAGTGGGTTTCATCTGTAGatctttaaaatcttttttttccaattgcATTTTGCAACAGTTCGGATTTTGTAATCATTCTTCATAATTGTGCATTTGAACCACTTTTATCTATATTAGGGATATCTGAATGTGGCTTGAGTCTATATTAGCCCCATATGATCAGTTTATTGTGTATCTATAAAATATGCACATCAAGTATTTGGTGTAAATGGTGATTTAAGTGATCCTACATCCTTGAGCAACCTTCTCTGATGATGGTAGTGAAAGAAGCAAATGAAGAGGATTCATCTGGACACTTGAAGTGTTAATCACAGATCTGTCCCCGCACTGGCTGAGGCAGTGCAGCTCTTATGCTAATTCTGGATCATCTGGGAACATTTCCAACTGAAAAAGcaccttttgtttttatcctatTTCACTGTGAGAGACCAGGGCTCCGAAATATCCATTAACCTTGTGGTTAGATGAGGGCACTTCACACCTTTTTTACATGTAAAGAAATGGAAATGTTGCCCTGGAGTCTTGAATGGATGCCGGCATTACGCTGCACAGCGGCTGCTTGACGACTTCATTCTCATTGACATCTATTGTTGCAGCTTCCTTTGGTCTCCAACTTGAACATCACCCTGTCACTGGACTATTCCAGAAAGTGAGGAAGATATAAGAACCCTTAGAAAGATTGATGTCAACGTGTGTGGTTCTGAatcttgtcatttttatgtcttatcTTGCCACTATGTAATTCCAGCAGATTTACTGCCACTGATTTATTGCACCAACAAAGACTATGTCTGCTGATATGCATCTTCAGAATATATAACTTGTGTCCTGAATACTATTATATTTTGCTTTGTGAGTTGGAAAATAGCTAAGATGACCCACTGACCCACTCTGTGAAGTGAATGAGGCTAACACTTGTTTACAAGCTAAACATAATGGAGGCAGTATATCTTGCaaattgaaaagaaagaaaatgagtcAGAGGAGAACTTAACATGCTATTTTCTTTGTTAAGCAGCCATATGGGTGCTAATTATAACCAAAGTTTTTAGCTTTTGTGTCATGGCTGCCTAAGATGTAAAAGTGCACAGATGTTCTTGCAATTACAGGGTCTGTCTGCTTAGTCCCCCTTCTGCTTTTGAGCCAGATCAGGTGGAGACATTTGTGTTAGGAGAGCCcccaccccctccctccctccctccaacacacacacacacacacacacacacacacacacacacacacacacacacacacacacacacccacgcacacacacacacacacacacacacacacacacacacatccccctCCCCCCTGAGGGAAGGAAGAGCTGGTTTAAGGTGAAAATGCACACCACACAGTCATTATGGGAAGCActgaaatttttattttttacataaaaaacaaatataaaatgttctttaaaaaaGCAGCATGCAGTCTTTCTTTCTACAAAACATCCAGTGTGAAtgacagcaataaataatagcTTTCAGATAATCACACAACTTAAGTGCGAACACACAAATGCTACAAACTATATACAGGTTTTTCCAAGAGCAGCTACCATCCATGAAAACAGAATAGGGCATTGTATGCCTGAGTTTTGATACAGCAGCACAGATTgtaaggattaaaaaaagagggagaaTGGATCTTGATTGTAAAGCTGAATGAATGGAAATGAGGCACTGCCTGAGGACGCAATCTGCCATGAAGGACATAAAGGCTACACAAgttgcaataaaaacacaacaaaacacacaattgcAGAACAAatcaaaaattataaaaacttcttttttttctttttacatctgTACAAAATGTAGTAAGTTCTTTGAAACTGAAGcttagtttttttctctcctgaggGTATCAAGTCACAGACTCTGAGTTTGAATGTTTGTTAACTTGACAAAACACTTGAGGACTCGGACTCAGTTGACACGGATGAAATTGCCCCTCGCTTTTTCTGCATGAGGGACATTTTCTGACTTGATCTGCTGCTGGCTGTCAGTGCACTCTTGGCCGATTTCTTGAACTTAACTCCCAGGAAAGCGTAGAGGATGGGGTTCAGGCAGCAGTGAAAATAAGCCAGTGCTTCTGTGATAGAAATCCACTTCTCCACCGCTTGTTGCAGTTGACAGGAGTTGGGGACTACGTTCAGCATCATCAGAGTGTCCAAAAAGATGCCAACACAGTAGGGCAGCCAGcaggagaaaaaacaaaggATGAGGATGACTGTGGTCTTCAGAGCCTTCTTCTTCAGAGCCTGGCCCTTGGAGCCTTGCGATAGCTTGGCGATGATGATGCAGTAGCAGATGAGGATGACAAGACCTGGCAGGATGAAGCCCACCAGGATGTGCTGGAATCGGAAAACAGCTGTCCATATGACAGTGTTTTGCTGCGGGTAGATGCGCTGGCAGATGATCCTGGAGTCTCCGGTGTCCATGCTTTCAtcgaagaagagaaaagagcgCGTGGTGTCTTGCACCCTGGCAAACACAAGGTCAGGTACAGTGAGGACGGCTGCAGGCAGCCACACACCCACATAGATCACTCTGCTTGCAAGCAGCTTCCTCGTGGATTGGCTGTTGGTGGCCCGCACAACTGCCAAGTATCTGTCCAGACTGATGAAGGCCAGGATCAATACGCTGCTGTACAGGTTCACCGTGTAGATCACGTGCACCgacacacacaggaaactgCCAAAGTACCAGGAGCTGGCTGCATCCACGGCCCAGAAGGGCAGCGTGAGCACGAACAGGAGGTCAGCCACGGAGAGATGGAGCCGGTACTTGTCCGTCATCGTTTTGACCTTTTTCTGATAGCCCATGACAACGACGACTAATCCATTGCCAATGATTCCCAAAACAAATATTATTCCATAAACTGTTGGGAGGAAGATTTTGTTGAAGTCGCTGCTGAACGCTACACCACATGGCTCCTCCTGATCTCTCCACTCTCCAGACTCCTCTGAGCTGTTGTCAGTGTAGTTCTCAAAGTCGTATGAAATGtcaaactgaaagaaaaaaacaacaaaacattaaaatcagaTGAAATCCAGGTAATTTTTCACACAAGTTTTCTTCTAAAAATCTAAACTGTGCTAAATTGTTTCTAAAgttatttaaaagtttaaattgtACTTTTCTCCAAGCTCtgcaatgtatttattttaaactagaGGGAAAAAACAAGTAGAGTGAATTATACCACTCTAAACAAGTGTGGGAAATTACAAAATAGATCTAAGTTATTTAGCATTAAACAGCCTCcagcaaaaactaaaaaatctattaaagaA
This sequence is a window from Centropristis striata isolate RG_2023a ecotype Rhode Island chromosome 10, C.striata_1.0, whole genome shotgun sequence. Protein-coding genes within it:
- the cxcr4b gene encoding C-X-C chemokine receptor type 4b, giving the protein MEFDISYDFENYTDNSSEESGEWRDQEEPCGVAFSSDFNKIFLPTVYGIIFVLGIIGNGLVVVVMGYQKKVKTMTDKYRLHLSVADLLFVLTLPFWAVDAASSWYFGSFLCVSVHVIYTVNLYSSVLILAFISLDRYLAVVRATNSQSTRKLLASRVIYVGVWLPAAVLTVPDLVFARVQDTTRSFLFFDESMDTGDSRIICQRIYPQQNTVIWTAVFRFQHILVGFILPGLVILICYCIIIAKLSQGSKGQALKKKALKTTVILILCFFSCWLPYCVGIFLDTLMMLNVVPNSCQLQQAVEKWISITEALAYFHCCLNPILYAFLGVKFKKSAKSALTASSRSSQKMSLMQKKRGAISSVSTESESSSVLSS